The Nocardioides salarius genome includes a region encoding these proteins:
- a CDS encoding ATP-dependent DNA ligase, which yields MDLPVMPPVRPMLAKSVKGVPDPEKHGGLSFEPKWDGFRCLVFKDGDEVELTSRNTKPLTRYFPELVTAAREQLPERCVLDGEVFVALPTPDGGQRLEFEVLQERIHPAASRVDMLSEKTPAGFVAFDLLALGGESYVDRPFAERRAALEEALAHLSDPGAAGPCHLTRTTTDPAVAERWLEQFEGAGLDGVVAKPLGAAYVENARTMLKIKHERTADVVLAGMREHKTSTPERPLLGSLLLGLWSEGDDGPVLQHIGVSASFTEKRRAELWDELSELACPIEEHPWARWHEGAIANPDRVPGTQSRWSAGKDLSFVPLRPERVLEVKYDHMEGRRFRHTAHFKRWRDDRDPTSCGYEQLDEVTGYDLDQVLGQG from the coding sequence GTGGACCTGCCCGTGATGCCGCCGGTGCGGCCGATGCTCGCCAAGTCCGTCAAGGGCGTGCCCGACCCCGAGAAGCACGGCGGGCTGTCCTTCGAGCCCAAGTGGGACGGCTTCCGCTGCCTGGTGTTCAAGGACGGCGACGAGGTCGAGCTGACCAGCCGCAACACCAAGCCGCTGACCCGCTACTTCCCCGAGCTCGTCACGGCGGCGCGCGAGCAGCTGCCCGAGCGCTGCGTGCTCGACGGCGAGGTGTTCGTGGCGCTCCCGACGCCCGACGGCGGCCAGCGCCTGGAGTTCGAGGTGCTGCAGGAGCGCATCCACCCCGCCGCCTCCCGCGTCGACATGCTCTCGGAGAAGACACCGGCCGGCTTCGTGGCCTTCGACCTGCTCGCCCTGGGCGGCGAGTCCTACGTCGACCGGCCCTTCGCCGAGCGCCGCGCCGCGCTCGAGGAGGCCCTGGCCCACCTCTCCGACCCCGGGGCCGCCGGGCCGTGCCACCTGACCCGCACCACGACCGACCCGGCCGTGGCCGAGCGGTGGCTGGAGCAGTTCGAGGGTGCCGGGCTCGACGGCGTCGTGGCCAAGCCGCTCGGGGCGGCGTACGTCGAGAACGCGCGCACGATGCTGAAGATCAAGCACGAGCGCACCGCCGACGTGGTGCTGGCCGGCATGCGCGAGCACAAGACCTCCACGCCGGAGCGGCCGCTGCTCGGCAGCCTGCTGCTGGGGCTGTGGAGCGAGGGCGACGACGGGCCGGTGCTGCAGCACATCGGCGTCAGCGCCAGCTTCACCGAGAAGCGACGCGCCGAGCTGTGGGACGAGCTCTCCGAGCTGGCCTGCCCGATCGAGGAGCACCCGTGGGCGCGCTGGCACGAGGGCGCGATCGCCAACCCCGACCGGGTGCCGGGCACCCAGAGCCGCTGGAGCGCCGGCAAGGACCTCTCGTTCGTGCCGCTGCGCCCCGAGCGGGTGCTGGAGGTCAAGTACGACCACATGGAGGGGCGCCGCTTCCGCCACACCGCGCACTTCAAGCGCTGGCGCGACGACCGGGACCCCACCTCCTGCGGCTACGAGCAGCTCGACGAGGTCACCGGCTACGACCTCGACCAGGTGCTCGGACAGGGGTAG
- a CDS encoding PaaI family thioesterase — MTAVGDPGPFSAHLGFRVVRADPEGAVVEADPGPEHLNGGGILHGGYLSALLDSATGWAVHAAGPEGMIAPHVQLSSQFVRAGVAGEPLVCTATCTSRGGRICTTQGEITQGGHVIARAIGTHAVISRG; from the coding sequence ATGACCGCTGTGGGAGACCCCGGACCGTTCTCGGCGCACCTCGGGTTCCGGGTGGTGCGCGCCGACCCCGAGGGCGCCGTCGTGGAGGCCGACCCCGGCCCCGAGCACCTCAACGGCGGCGGCATCCTGCACGGCGGCTACCTCAGCGCCCTGCTCGACAGCGCCACCGGCTGGGCGGTCCACGCCGCCGGACCCGAGGGCATGATCGCGCCGCACGTGCAGCTGAGCTCGCAGTTCGTGCGGGCCGGGGTGGCCGGGGAGCCGCTGGTGTGCACCGCGACCTGCACGAGCAGGGGCGGGCGGATCTGCACGACCCAGGGCGAGATCACCCAGGGCGGTCACGTCATCGCCCGCGCCATCGGCACGCACGCGGTGATCTCGCGGGGCTGA
- a CDS encoding FKBP-type peptidyl-prolyl cis-trans isomerase, with protein MLRRSRPLAALCAVVLLSGLAACGSESDSADEATGSSGSSGGPEEVSFTGEVGESLTAEWSGAIEQPEETTVETLVEGDGEEIAEGATVSTYVYVGNGSTQEDVFSDYDNGAPESIPNDEQVGEVFLEMMDGATYGSRVVAVTTPTDLLGPGAESNSLGLGADDSVVVVMDLVEEQEVAPTPSSDQAEDAAPDSQPSVVSEGGDPVGLDFEGIDEPALDTPVQRVVLEEGDGAKVKASDTVTVDYLGATYDADAPFDESYSRGEPLVSPLSGLIPGWSIGLDGVPVGSRVLLQIPPAYGYGTQGSPPNIPGNATLWFLIDVVEAE; from the coding sequence GTGCTCCGACGCTCGCGTCCCCTGGCCGCCCTGTGCGCCGTCGTCCTGCTGTCCGGCCTGGCGGCCTGCGGCTCCGAGTCCGACTCCGCCGACGAGGCGACCGGCTCGTCCGGCTCCTCCGGGGGCCCTGAGGAGGTCAGCTTCACCGGCGAGGTGGGCGAGAGCCTCACCGCCGAGTGGAGCGGGGCCATCGAGCAGCCGGAGGAGACCACGGTCGAGACCCTGGTCGAGGGAGACGGCGAGGAGATCGCCGAGGGCGCCACGGTGAGCACCTACGTGTACGTCGGCAACGGCAGCACGCAGGAGGACGTCTTCAGCGACTACGACAACGGCGCGCCGGAGTCGATCCCCAACGACGAGCAGGTCGGCGAGGTCTTCCTCGAGATGATGGACGGCGCGACGTACGGCTCGCGGGTCGTGGCGGTCACCACGCCCACCGACCTGCTGGGCCCGGGCGCCGAGAGCAACTCCCTCGGGCTGGGCGCCGACGACAGCGTGGTGGTCGTGATGGACCTGGTGGAGGAGCAGGAGGTCGCGCCGACGCCGTCGAGCGACCAGGCCGAGGACGCCGCGCCCGACAGCCAGCCCAGCGTGGTCAGCGAGGGCGGCGACCCCGTCGGCCTCGACTTCGAGGGCATCGACGAGCCCGCGCTCGACACCCCCGTGCAGCGGGTCGTGCTCGAGGAGGGCGACGGGGCGAAGGTGAAGGCCTCCGACACCGTCACCGTCGACTACCTCGGCGCGACGTACGACGCCGACGCGCCGTTCGACGAGAGCTACTCGCGCGGCGAGCCGCTCGTCTCTCCGCTCAGCGGACTGATCCCCGGGTGGAGCATCGGCCTCGACGGCGTGCCGGTCGGCAGCCGGGTGCTGCTGCAGATCCCGCCGGCCTACGGCTACGGCACGCAGGGCAGCCCGCCCAACATCCCCGGCAATGCGACCCTGTGGTTCCTCATCGACGTGGTCGAGGCCGAGTAG